From the genome of Mixophyes fleayi isolate aMixFle1 chromosome 2, aMixFle1.hap1, whole genome shotgun sequence, one region includes:
- the LOC142139392 gene encoding transient receptor potential cation channel subfamily V member 3-like, with amino-acid sequence MTSKTPEWSDTTDSSGTSKSHPVFSKPMDSNITVCDSNKSEDIDSPPEEVEICLLSQYNNSQNASSHSINGTPSKKSCLFKAVSKGNKVLLIKLLKEIKELSSGFADQCTQDFLMSKLTYKDTGKTCLMKALLNINEGTPEIVRILLSFAEENGFLERFVNAEYTEENYKGQTALHIAIERRQIDIVKCLIDKGARVNVRAHGQFFNPKSKNKGFYFGETPLALAACTNQPRVVDLLIGNSKTNVSIQDSIGNTVLHALVIVTDDSEVVSTFIINMYETIIRNCKNKSLEHIKNNKGLTPLQLAAKTGKMEMLKYILSREIKEKENRVLSRRFTDWAYGPVSSSLYDLNDVDTCSQNSILEMVVYNTNIDNRHDLLALQPLHALLQMKWEKFARYMFFMSFIFSIVFNLVFTLVYYRQRGDQAVHTLNLSSMNGLLELIAHVFIMICATYVIIQEGAAIFWVRPSDLKSVVSDAWFHILFFIQAVLVILSMFCYVFGAQEYLAFYVLAMALGWTNMLYYTRGFQSLGIYSVMIQNVIVNDVLKFLFVYILFLFGFGVALASLIERCAAGEDCSAYNGFRMATMELFKLTIGLGDLEIQQNSKYPVLFLILLIVYVILTFVLLLNMLIALMGETVEKIYKESENIWKLQRARTILEFEKSLPICFKDTFKLGETYKVSENDKRICLRINEVKWTHWHSQVTSITEESGLPKLNGSSYTNLTYIDERDHSEQNLHNEDKMENSEDEFTETAL; translated from the exons TGACAGCAACAAAAGTGAGGATATCGATTCCCCTCCAGAGGAAGTGGAGATCTGCTTGCTGTCACAATATAACAACAG TCAAAATGCATCTTCACATTCAATAAATGGAACACCGAGTAAGAAAAGCTGTTTATTCAAGGCTGTTTCCAAAGGAAACaaagtgttattaataaaacttCTCAAAGAAATCAAAGAATTGTCGTCTGGATTTGCAGATCAGTGTACTCAag ATTTTCTTATGTCCAAATTAACATACAAGGACACAGGGAAAACCTGTCTGATGAAAGCCTTACTGAACATCAATGAGGGCACTCCTGAAATAGTGCGTATTCTGCTGTCATTTGCAGAGGAGAATGGATTCTTGGAACGATTTGTTAATGCTGAATATACTGAAGAAAACTATAAAG GCCAAACCGCATTACATATAGCTATTGAAAGACGACAAATAGACATTGTAAAGTGTTTAATTGACAAAGGTGCCAGAGTGAATGTACGTGCACACGGTCAGTTCTTCAACCCTAAGAGCAAgaacaaaggtttttattttg GTGAAACTCCATTGGCTCTTGCCGCATGCACCAATCAACCAAGGGTGGTTGACCTGCTAATTGGGAACAGCAAGACCAATGTCTCCATCCAGGACTCTATTGGAAACACCGTGCTCCATGCTCTGGTCATTGTGACCGATGATTCCGAAGTTGTCAGTACTTTCATAATAAATATGTATGAAACAATTATACGCAATTGTAAAAACAAGTCTTtagaacatattaaaaataataaaggccTCACACCACTGCAACTAGCAGCCAAGACAGGAAAAATGGAG ATGCTAAAATATATTCTCAGTAGAGAAATAAAGGAGAAAGAAAACAGGGTGTTGTCCAGAAGGTTTACAGATTGGGCGTATGGTCCTGTCTCCTCTTCTCTGTATGATTTGAATGATGTGGATACTTGTTCACAAAACTCAATACTTGAAATGGTGGTCTACAATACAAACATTGAT AACCGCCATGATCTGTTGGCTTTACAGCCCCTTCATGCCCTACTTCAAATGAAATGGGAAAAGTTTGCAAGATACATGTTCTTTAtgtcttttattttttccattgttTTTAATCTTGTTTTTACTCTTGTCTACTATCGGCAACGTGGAGATCAG GCTGTACATACATTGAACTTATCTAGTATGAACGGATTACTGGAACTCATTGCACATGTATTTATAATGATTTGTGCCACATACGTAATTATTCAAGAG GGTGCAGCAATCTTCTGGGTGAGACCCTCAGATCTAAAATCGGTTGTTTCAGATGCTTGGTTCCATATTCTGTT TTTCATACAAGCAGTCCTGGTTATCTTATCAATGTTCTGTTATGTATTTGGAGCACAAGAATATCTGGCCTTTTATGTCTTAGCCATGGCGCTTGGATGGACAAACATGTTGTATTACACAAGAGGATTTCAGTCCCTGGGAATCTACAGTGTTATGATACAGAAT GTTATCGTGAATGACGTCttaaagtttttatttgtttatattctgTTCTTATTTGGATTTGGTgtag CCCTTGCCTCATTAATTGAACGTTGCGCTGCCGGTGAAGACTGCAGCGCTTATAATGGTTTCAGAATGGCTACTATGGAACTGTTTAAGCTCACCATAGGTTTAGGAGACCTGGAGATCCAGCAAAACTCAAAATATCCTGTCCTATTTCTGATTCTTCTGATTGTTTACGTCATACTGACTTTTGTGCTTCTTCTAAACATGTTAATTGCATTAATGGGAGAAACTGTGGAAAAAATTTATAAGGAAAGTGAGAACATTTGGAAACTTCAG AGAGCCAGAACTATTCTAGAGTTTGAGAAAAGCTTACCCATCTGCTTCAAGGATACATTTAAACTTGGAGAGACATACAAAGTCTCAGAAAATGACAAAAGAATATGTTTAAG AATAAATGAAGTTAAATGGACTCATTGGCACAGTCAAGTTACCAGTATAACTGAAGAGTCTGGACTCCCAAAGTTAAACG GATCAAGCTATACCAACTTGACTTACATTGATGAAAGGGATCATTCAGAACAAAATCTGCATAATGAAGACAAGATGGAAAATTCAGAGGATGAATTCACGGAGACTGCACTTTAA